A genomic segment from Actinoplanes sichuanensis encodes:
- a CDS encoding histidine phosphatase family protein codes for MEQLHWLAVVRHGLSTGNVTAQDAETSGAELIDIPERDADVPLAPAGREQAEAVGHLLAANRPGLAVVSPYLRTRQTAEIALGDSGVPVVVDERLRDRELGVLDLLTARGVQARLPDEARRRERLGKFYYRPPGGESWADVLLRLRALLREIREDHPGGRVVLFAHEATVLMVRYLIEHLSEAELMDLARGVTIANCSMSTWHGDGGPLRPELFNSVDHLHRHDAPPTRQEDVNAEPV; via the coding sequence ATGGAGCAACTGCACTGGCTCGCGGTGGTGCGGCACGGCCTCAGCACCGGCAACGTCACCGCGCAGGACGCCGAGACGTCCGGGGCGGAACTGATCGACATCCCGGAGCGCGACGCCGACGTGCCGCTCGCTCCGGCCGGGCGGGAACAGGCCGAGGCCGTCGGCCACCTGCTGGCCGCGAACCGGCCCGGCCTGGCGGTGGTCTCGCCCTACCTGCGGACCCGGCAGACCGCCGAGATCGCCCTCGGTGACAGCGGCGTCCCGGTCGTCGTCGACGAGCGGCTGCGCGACCGTGAACTCGGCGTGCTGGATCTGCTGACCGCCCGCGGGGTACAGGCCCGGCTGCCGGACGAGGCTCGGCGGCGGGAGCGACTCGGCAAGTTCTACTACCGGCCGCCCGGCGGTGAATCGTGGGCCGACGTGCTGCTGCGGCTGCGGGCCCTACTGCGCGAGATCCGCGAGGACCACCCCGGTGGCCGGGTGGTCCTGTTCGCCCACGAGGCGACCGTGCTGATGGTCCGCTACCTGATCGAGCACCTGAGCGAGGCCGAGCTGATGGACCTCGCGCGTGGCGTCACGATCGCGAACTGCTCGATGAGCACCTGGCACGGTGACGGCGGCCCGCTGCGGCCGGAGCTGTTCAACTCGGTCGACCACCTGCACCGGCACGACGCCCCGCCGACCAGGCAGGAGGACGTCAATGCCGAACCGGTCTGA
- a CDS encoding GGDEF domain-containing protein, translating into MAPPRQLGARIRWLFLIFILFNVITAVPRTLEGEVAPLPWQLAAVAAALGLGWWWLRGYRAGSFPVWAGPVEGLALGVIGYGSHNWLITLGLLFSAVSFRGLYGTWRHALLMTVSLFAASAAAVALTEPHLLGTFLQQTAGVPPLALFTAAVAESTRRQEQAAARERVFARLGSTLVTTSDAEAIGRHAAEAAEELLGGLPGGWAALTRNTPEGEAVSTVAGPVPAALLAGDISSVRVTLTLRSDKQLYGTLMAGGDGPIPADVMPSLETLAAQTVLGLRNAEHAADLRHQAFHDNLTGLANRSLLRDHLEQAAARARRGSPVALLLIDLDGFKAVNDTHGHAAGDQLLVAVAQRLRDGIRGADTAARLGGDEFAVLLDGMDSADDAVLVAERLLVAIQEPLVVSGVELAPRGSVGVAVWRDHADIDALMHDADTAMYAAKTAGKSRVAVAA; encoded by the coding sequence ATGGCACCGCCGCGGCAACTCGGCGCTCGCATCCGCTGGCTCTTCCTGATCTTCATCCTCTTCAACGTGATCACCGCGGTGCCTCGCACGCTGGAGGGTGAGGTAGCGCCGCTACCCTGGCAGCTCGCCGCGGTGGCCGCCGCGCTGGGCCTGGGTTGGTGGTGGCTGCGTGGCTACCGGGCCGGTTCGTTCCCGGTGTGGGCGGGCCCGGTCGAGGGTCTCGCGCTCGGCGTGATCGGCTACGGCTCGCACAACTGGCTGATCACTCTCGGACTGTTGTTCTCCGCTGTCTCGTTCCGCGGCCTCTACGGGACGTGGCGGCACGCGCTGCTGATGACCGTGTCGCTGTTCGCCGCGTCGGCCGCCGCGGTCGCCCTCACCGAGCCGCACCTGCTGGGTACCTTCCTGCAGCAGACCGCCGGGGTGCCGCCGCTCGCGCTGTTCACCGCGGCGGTCGCCGAGAGCACCCGGCGACAGGAGCAGGCGGCGGCCCGGGAGCGGGTCTTCGCCCGGCTCGGCTCGACCCTGGTCACCACGTCCGACGCGGAGGCGATCGGCCGGCACGCGGCCGAGGCCGCGGAGGAACTGCTCGGCGGTCTGCCCGGCGGCTGGGCGGCGCTCACCCGCAACACCCCGGAGGGCGAGGCGGTGAGCACGGTCGCCGGTCCGGTTCCGGCGGCGCTTCTGGCCGGTGACATCTCGTCGGTACGGGTGACGCTCACCCTGCGCAGCGACAAGCAGCTCTACGGCACCCTGATGGCCGGAGGTGACGGGCCCATCCCGGCCGACGTGATGCCCAGCCTGGAGACGCTGGCCGCGCAGACGGTGCTCGGCCTGCGCAACGCCGAACACGCCGCCGACCTGCGGCATCAGGCGTTCCACGACAACCTGACCGGGCTGGCCAACCGGTCGCTGCTGCGGGACCACCTGGAGCAGGCGGCGGCGCGGGCCCGGCGGGGCAGCCCGGTGGCGTTGCTGCTGATCGACCTGGACGGGTTCAAGGCGGTCAACGACACACACGGCCACGCGGCCGGCGACCAACTGCTGGTGGCGGTGGCGCAACGGCTGCGGGACGGGATCCGCGGCGCGGACACCGCGGCCCGCCTCGGCGGTGACGAGTTCGCGGTGCTGCTCGACGGCATGGACTCCGCCGACGACGCGGTGCTGGTGGCCGAGCGGCTGCTGGTCGCGATCCAGGAACCGCTGGTGGTGTCCGGTGTCGAGCTGGCGCCCCGGGGCAGTGTCGGCGTGGCGGTGTGGCGCGACCACGCCGACATCGACGCGCTGATGCACGACGCGGACACCGCGATGTACGCCGCGAAGACGGCCGGCAAGAGCCGGGTCGCGGTCGCCGCCTGA
- a CDS encoding RICIN domain-containing protein gives MLTGRVLTPLVVAAPLLAAPAAAVPTPPPLHQGWIVSERSANRCLTGGPVGTVLHTTVCDRANKDQDFYQTSEGHFTQGENCVQPNDTGNRAVVARCTYRADQNWWYATTLQAGDQRGRCLTELSVDTAGVGRVRLRACSGAVTQRWRSVNPW, from the coding sequence ATGTTGACCGGCCGAGTCCTCACCCCGCTCGTCGTGGCGGCGCCCCTTCTCGCGGCCCCGGCGGCCGCGGTGCCCACCCCGCCACCGCTGCATCAGGGCTGGATAGTCAGCGAGCGGTCGGCGAACCGCTGCCTGACCGGTGGCCCGGTCGGAACCGTCCTGCACACCACGGTCTGCGACCGGGCGAACAAGGACCAGGACTTCTACCAGACCAGCGAGGGTCACTTCACCCAGGGCGAGAACTGCGTTCAGCCGAACGACACGGGCAACCGTGCGGTGGTGGCCCGCTGTACCTACCGAGCGGATCAGAACTGGTGGTACGCCACCACCCTGCAGGCCGGTGACCAGCGCGGCCGCTGCCTGACCGAGCTTTCGGTCGACACCGCCGGCGTGGGTCGGGTCCGTCTGCGGGCCTGCAGCGGAGCCGTCACCCAGCGCTGGCGCTCAGTGAACCCCTGGTGA
- a CDS encoding HIT family protein: protein MRADGTGQDGCRWCGDRRDETDFGLRVWSGRVTDAYFARRAFVRGYAIVVWRGRHLAAPIDLSPVESDLYHREVLTVARAIRDCFRPPKIDYLTLGDRESHLHTHVTARYPDDAGADGPLPAHEAPLLTEEMWRTDAAALKILLN, encoded by the coding sequence GTGCGGGCGGACGGTACGGGGCAGGACGGGTGCCGCTGGTGCGGTGATCGCCGGGACGAGACCGACTTCGGCCTGCGGGTCTGGTCGGGCCGGGTCACCGACGCCTACTTCGCTCGGCGGGCGTTCGTCCGTGGGTACGCGATAGTGGTCTGGCGCGGTCGGCACCTCGCCGCGCCGATCGATCTGAGCCCGGTCGAGTCCGATCTGTACCACCGTGAGGTCCTGACCGTGGCCCGCGCGATCCGTGACTGCTTCCGCCCGCCGAAGATCGACTATCTGACCCTGGGGGACCGGGAGTCGCACCTGCACACCCATGTGACGGCCCGCTATCCGGACGACGCCGGCGCCGACGGCCCGCTGCCCGCGCACGAGGCGCCGCTGCTGACCGAGGAGATGTGGCGCACCGACGCGGCGGCCCTGAAGATCCTGTTGAACTGA
- a CDS encoding NAD(P)H-hydrate dehydratase translates to MPNRSEERVITPRLLRDWPLPSPSGDKTSRGTVLVVGGARCTPGAVLLAGLAAMRAGAGRLQLAVAEESAVPLSISVPEAKVVGLAAEGVPSDEVLEMAAAADVIALGPGLDDVDRTIRLMKAVLGAAGGDTAVVLDAYALGALSKDSGLLRQSRAVLTPNLVEAGHLLGRDPGDDLAAAAHELAGRHDAVVSLYGHVAAPDGTAWREESGDAGLGTSGSGDVRAGIVAGLLARGAEPAQAACWAAFAHAVSGQRLSPRYGRIGFLARELVDEVAFTIASV, encoded by the coding sequence ATGCCGAACCGGTCTGAGGAGCGGGTGATCACACCCCGGCTGCTGCGTGACTGGCCGTTGCCGAGTCCGTCCGGTGACAAGACGTCCCGCGGCACCGTGCTGGTGGTCGGCGGCGCCCGCTGCACTCCCGGGGCGGTGCTGCTGGCCGGGCTCGCCGCGATGCGGGCCGGTGCCGGGCGGCTGCAACTGGCGGTCGCCGAGGAGTCGGCGGTGCCGCTGAGTATCAGTGTCCCGGAGGCCAAAGTGGTCGGTCTGGCCGCCGAGGGCGTCCCCTCCGACGAGGTACTGGAGATGGCCGCCGCGGCCGACGTGATCGCGCTCGGCCCCGGCCTCGACGACGTCGACCGGACCATCCGGCTGATGAAAGCGGTCCTCGGCGCGGCCGGCGGCGACACCGCGGTGGTCCTCGACGCGTACGCGCTCGGCGCTCTCAGCAAGGATTCCGGTCTGCTGCGCCAGTCCCGGGCGGTGCTCACTCCCAACCTGGTCGAGGCCGGCCATCTGCTGGGCCGCGACCCCGGTGACGACCTGGCCGCGGCCGCCCACGAGTTGGCCGGCCGCCACGACGCGGTGGTCTCCCTCTACGGTCACGTCGCCGCGCCGGACGGGACGGCCTGGCGCGAGGAGAGCGGCGACGCCGGCCTGGGCACCTCGGGCAGCGGTGACGTCCGGGCCGGCATCGTGGCCGGTCTGCTGGCCCGGGGCGCCGAGCCGGCCCAGGCCGCCTGCTGGGCCGCGTTCGCCCACGCGGTCAGCGGTCAGCGGCTGTCACCGCGGTACGGCCGGATCGGGTTCCTGGCCCGGGAACTCGTCGACGAGGTGGCCTTCACGATCGCCTCGGTCTGA
- a CDS encoding EAL domain-containing protein, whose product MNVRQKLLGGYLLVALLVAVTSGISWHSATAAAERAANEEAVRIAQGMALDVTLGLPVDTEDEIVSPLYYSPRALENYLQRMHDVQDRDAVVVDGGQYILGDVVKENVGSTFDHDLDDEVGRTIADGRSRVFIEQSVDYPAGIKQVVVPMKNKGGKTIGAIIVEYTPIYDQMMAATRQAQYVTLISSTVVILLVLALGFGLSGSLVRRITSLTGAVRTIRTGDYTLRVPHDGSDEIGRLARAFNSMAEQLERSAREILAKEYTDSILAGAGEGICGVDPAGRIAFANEAAGRITGLGVAGLLQREAGVLLPDATESLVNGTREGRLQRPDGTSVRVEYTISELEKEGRRIGAVILLRDVTRQRDLEYDLRHQALHDGLTGLPNRKLLLDRLDHALTRARASDERIALLYLDLDGFKRVNDSLGHNAGDLLLRTAAERLAAVLRPQDTVARLGGDEFAVLLEGAETPAVEELARGCLDALARPFVVHGREAVVTVSIGVVPDAGRFADADEVVRNADVAMYAAKDLGKNRFMLFETRMHEQLLSRLDQENRLREAVHRGELRLHLQPVVALPDGQVSGAEALVRWQDPQRGLQQPGSFIPLAEETGMIIEIDRWILLEACRTIRAWQEESPATAPAWVSVNLSAIHLDLPDLTDHVAYALATTGLSPHCLVLELTETVMMRDLAVTSARLEELRELGVKIAIDDFGTGYSSLGYLRDIPVDVLKIDRSFINGLVGNSRQQELVSAIMQLGHTLGLRVVAEGVEDADQLTLLTVMGCKFAQGYHLGRPQPPAELRAGLTVAEPV is encoded by the coding sequence ATGAACGTACGCCAGAAGCTGCTCGGCGGGTATCTGCTGGTGGCCCTGCTCGTCGCGGTGACCAGCGGGATCTCCTGGCACTCGGCCACTGCGGCGGCGGAGAGGGCGGCCAACGAGGAGGCCGTGCGGATCGCCCAGGGCATGGCGCTGGACGTCACCCTCGGGCTGCCCGTCGACACCGAGGACGAGATCGTCTCCCCGCTCTACTACAGCCCCCGAGCGCTGGAGAACTACCTCCAGCGGATGCACGACGTGCAGGACCGCGACGCCGTGGTGGTGGACGGCGGCCAGTACATCCTCGGCGACGTGGTCAAGGAGAACGTCGGCTCGACGTTCGACCACGATCTCGACGACGAGGTCGGCCGGACCATCGCCGACGGCCGTTCCCGCGTCTTCATCGAGCAGAGCGTCGACTACCCGGCCGGGATCAAGCAGGTCGTGGTGCCGATGAAGAACAAGGGCGGCAAGACGATCGGCGCGATCATCGTCGAGTACACGCCGATCTACGACCAGATGATGGCCGCCACCCGACAGGCGCAGTACGTCACCCTGATCAGCTCGACCGTGGTGATCCTGCTGGTCCTCGCGCTCGGCTTCGGGTTGTCCGGCTCGCTGGTCCGCCGGATCACCTCACTGACCGGCGCGGTACGCACCATCCGCACCGGCGACTACACGCTGCGGGTGCCGCACGACGGCAGCGACGAGATCGGCCGCCTGGCCCGCGCCTTCAACTCGATGGCCGAACAGCTGGAACGCTCGGCCCGGGAGATCCTCGCCAAGGAGTACACCGACAGCATCCTGGCCGGCGCCGGCGAGGGCATCTGCGGCGTCGACCCGGCCGGGCGGATCGCGTTCGCCAACGAGGCGGCCGGCCGGATCACCGGGCTCGGCGTGGCCGGACTGCTCCAGCGGGAGGCCGGGGTGCTGCTGCCGGACGCGACCGAGAGCCTGGTCAACGGCACCCGGGAGGGGCGCCTGCAACGGCCGGACGGCACCTCGGTACGCGTCGAGTACACGATCAGCGAGCTGGAGAAGGAGGGTCGCCGGATCGGTGCGGTCATCCTGCTGCGCGACGTCACCAGGCAGCGCGACCTCGAATACGACCTGCGTCACCAGGCCCTGCACGACGGGCTGACCGGCCTGCCGAACCGCAAGCTGCTCCTCGACCGGCTGGACCACGCGCTGACCCGGGCTCGTGCCTCGGACGAGCGGATCGCGCTGCTCTACCTGGATCTGGACGGTTTCAAGCGGGTCAACGACAGTCTCGGACACAACGCCGGTGACCTGCTGCTGCGTACCGCCGCCGAACGGCTCGCCGCGGTACTGCGCCCGCAGGACACGGTGGCCCGGCTAGGCGGCGACGAGTTCGCGGTCCTGCTGGAGGGAGCCGAGACCCCGGCCGTCGAGGAACTGGCCCGCGGCTGCCTGGACGCGCTCGCCAGGCCGTTCGTGGTGCACGGACGGGAGGCGGTCGTCACGGTCAGCATCGGCGTGGTCCCGGACGCGGGCCGGTTCGCCGACGCCGACGAGGTGGTCCGCAACGCGGACGTGGCCATGTACGCGGCCAAGGACCTCGGCAAGAACCGGTTCATGCTCTTCGAGACCCGGATGCACGAGCAGCTGCTCAGCCGCCTCGACCAGGAGAACCGGCTGCGCGAGGCGGTGCACCGCGGTGAGCTGCGCCTGCACCTGCAGCCGGTGGTCGCGCTGCCGGACGGGCAGGTGTCCGGCGCGGAGGCGCTGGTCCGCTGGCAGGATCCGCAGCGCGGACTGCAGCAGCCCGGCTCGTTCATCCCGCTCGCCGAGGAGACCGGGATGATCATCGAGATCGACCGGTGGATCCTGCTCGAAGCGTGCCGGACGATCCGCGCCTGGCAGGAGGAGAGCCCGGCGACCGCGCCCGCCTGGGTCAGCGTCAACCTGTCGGCCATCCACCTGGACCTGCCCGATCTCACCGACCATGTGGCGTACGCGCTGGCCACCACCGGGCTGTCCCCGCACTGCCTGGTGCTGGAGCTGACCGAGACGGTGATGATGCGGGACCTGGCGGTCACCTCGGCCCGCCTCGAGGAACTGCGGGAACTCGGCGTCAAGATCGCGATCGACGACTTCGGCACCGGGTACTCGTCGCTCGGCTATCTGCGGGACATCCCGGTGGACGTGCTCAAGATCGACCGCTCGTTCATCAACGGGCTGGTCGGCAACTCCCGCCAGCAGGAGCTGGTCAGCGCGATCATGCAGCTCGGGCACACGCTCGGGCTGCGGGTGGTCGCCGAGGGGGTCGAGGACGCCGACCAGCTCACCCTGCTCACCGTGATGGGTTGCAAGTTCGCGCAGGGCTACCACCTGGGCCGGCCACAGCCACCGGCCGAGCTGCGCGCCGGCCTCACCGTGGCGGAACCCGTCTGA
- a CDS encoding alpha/beta hydrolase family esterase produces MSRLLPVALALLLLLPAGCTRDDDPIEPGSTEHTLGERTFRTYRPASLPDRRAVPLVVVLHGGAGSGAQAERAYGWNAAADRDGFVVAYPDGTGRSWNAGPGCCGPATRDGVDDVRFLEDVVAAVARGAPIDPTRVRVTGMSNGAMMAYRLACDSTVFTAIAPVAGMIIGDCPHPAPVPVLHIHGTDDASVPWAGGPGKRSNGGTGRVPIGIDGPPIPDMIADWRSAASCAAPTETVDGPVTTSIATCPGGRTVELISITGAGHQWPGATPADPVVTERLGLDPPSTALDATAVIAKFFTAPG; encoded by the coding sequence ATGTCCCGGCTGCTGCCCGTCGCGCTCGCCCTGCTGCTCCTGCTGCCCGCGGGGTGCACCCGCGACGACGATCCGATCGAACCCGGCAGCACCGAGCACACCCTGGGTGAACGGACCTTCCGTACCTACCGCCCGGCGTCGCTGCCGGACCGGCGGGCGGTTCCGCTGGTGGTGGTGCTGCACGGCGGGGCCGGTTCCGGTGCGCAGGCCGAGCGGGCGTACGGCTGGAACGCCGCCGCCGACCGCGACGGTTTCGTGGTCGCCTACCCGGACGGTACGGGCCGCTCCTGGAACGCCGGCCCCGGCTGCTGCGGCCCGGCCACCCGCGACGGCGTCGACGACGTGCGGTTCCTCGAGGACGTGGTGGCGGCGGTGGCCCGGGGTGCGCCGATCGACCCGACCCGGGTCCGGGTGACCGGCATGTCCAACGGGGCGATGATGGCGTACCGGCTGGCCTGCGACAGCACCGTGTTCACCGCGATCGCCCCGGTGGCCGGCATGATCATCGGCGACTGTCCGCATCCCGCGCCGGTCCCGGTCCTGCACATCCACGGCACCGACGACGCCAGTGTGCCGTGGGCGGGCGGACCCGGGAAACGCTCCAACGGCGGCACCGGTCGGGTCCCGATCGGCATCGACGGACCGCCGATCCCCGACATGATCGCCGACTGGCGGTCCGCGGCCTCCTGCGCGGCACCCACCGAGACCGTCGACGGGCCGGTGACCACGTCGATCGCCACCTGCCCGGGCGGTCGCACGGTCGAACTGATCAGCATCACCGGCGCCGGTCACCAGTGGCCCGGCGCCACCCCGGCCGACCCGGTCGTCACCGAGCGCCTCGGCCTCGACCCGCCGTCCACCGCGCTGGACGCGACGGCGGTGATCGCGAAGTTCTTCACGGCGCCGGGGTGA
- a CDS encoding pyridoxal phosphate-dependent decarboxylase family protein, translating into MGDEFSEVLARTARIAAGWLGSLDQRPVGETVTLAELRGRLGGPLPDRPADPVTVVEELVRAAEPGLVAIPSGRYFGFVIGGGLPAAVAADWLTTVWDQNAGLYACGPAASVAEEVAGDWLRDLFGLPAGSSYAFVPGCQTAHLTCLAAARHHVLRRAGWNVEEQGLAGAPPMRIVVGARRHTTIDRALRLLGFGTATLTVVPADDQGRMDVAALREVLHDGPPAVVCAQAGEVNTGAFDDLAAIADVTGPAGAWLHVDGAFGLWVLASPRLRHLAAGAERADSWAFDAHKWLNVPYDSGIAFCAHPEPHRAAVSVTADYLVQGGAGDPRDAIDWTPGFSRRARGFPVWAALRQLGRQGVAELVDGCCAHARTFADGLARLPGCEILGEVVINQVLFRFGDDTTTDLVLRRVIDSGEAWLSGTVAGGRRAIRLSVCNWRTSDDDVQRTLAAFATAVLTPAP; encoded by the coding sequence ATGGGCGACGAGTTCAGCGAGGTGCTGGCCCGGACGGCGCGGATCGCGGCCGGCTGGCTCGGTTCCCTCGACCAGCGACCGGTGGGCGAGACGGTGACCCTCGCCGAGTTGCGCGGACGCCTCGGCGGGCCGCTGCCGGACCGACCGGCCGATCCGGTGACAGTGGTCGAAGAGCTGGTCCGCGCGGCCGAGCCGGGCCTGGTGGCGATCCCGTCCGGGCGGTATTTCGGGTTCGTCATCGGTGGCGGGCTGCCGGCCGCGGTCGCCGCCGACTGGCTCACCACGGTCTGGGATCAGAACGCCGGCCTGTACGCGTGCGGCCCGGCCGCGTCGGTGGCCGAGGAGGTGGCCGGCGACTGGTTGCGGGACCTGTTCGGACTCCCCGCCGGCAGCTCGTACGCGTTCGTGCCCGGCTGCCAGACGGCACACCTGACCTGCCTGGCCGCGGCCCGACACCACGTGCTGCGGCGGGCCGGCTGGAACGTCGAGGAGCAAGGGCTGGCCGGGGCGCCACCGATGCGGATCGTGGTCGGCGCCCGGCGACACACCACCATCGACCGGGCACTGCGCCTGCTCGGTTTCGGCACGGCGACGCTGACCGTGGTGCCCGCCGACGATCAGGGCCGGATGGATGTCGCCGCGCTGCGGGAGGTGCTGCACGACGGCCCACCCGCGGTGGTGTGCGCGCAGGCGGGCGAGGTGAACACCGGGGCGTTCGACGACCTGGCGGCGATCGCCGACGTGACCGGGCCGGCCGGTGCGTGGCTGCACGTGGACGGGGCGTTCGGGTTGTGGGTGCTGGCCAGCCCGCGGTTACGGCATCTGGCGGCCGGGGCCGAACGGGCCGACTCGTGGGCGTTCGACGCGCACAAGTGGCTGAATGTGCCGTACGACAGCGGCATCGCGTTCTGCGCCCATCCGGAGCCGCACCGGGCGGCGGTCAGTGTGACCGCCGACTACCTGGTGCAGGGTGGCGCCGGCGATCCGCGGGACGCGATCGACTGGACACCCGGGTTCTCTCGCCGGGCCCGGGGCTTCCCGGTCTGGGCGGCGCTACGGCAGCTCGGCCGACAGGGGGTCGCCGAACTGGTGGACGGCTGCTGTGCGCACGCCCGCACCTTCGCCGACGGGCTGGCCCGGCTGCCGGGGTGCGAGATCCTCGGCGAGGTGGTGATCAATCAGGTGCTGTTCCGGTTCGGCGACGACACGACCACCGACCTGGTGCTACGACGGGTGATCGACAGCGGGGAGGCGTGGCTCAGCGGGACGGTCGCCGGCGGGCGCCGGGCGATCCGGCTGTCCGTGTGCAACTGGCGGACCAGCGACGACGACGTCCAGCGGACCCTGGCGGCGTTCGCCACGGCGGTGCTCACCCCGGCGCCGTGA
- a CDS encoding putative bifunctional diguanylate cyclase/phosphodiesterase, with translation MHVPRRLDPPLVAALTLFTFVLGWFAIGLRHTWENPEVAWLALPVLSLLATYECLRTARDTALDTPTRRFWGSLGVACAILTPTVLSAMYDCLGGPVPHQVLSIRTQVGFGIAVLVVMWALLRLPTWHRSSGDWLRFGLDTGIIVLTVGVLIWHWTLSRIDFSSSPNATPRSILAIMVVSTVSLITFVKVAFAGAGRLDRGALHILSAGVGLAAATGTIAPFIVDRPYLSTSLVAFPMSQLTAFLAARRQRRSSAVRPPARPASRRFSLVPYISIGLLYAAVLEVEIPQSGEEAWMAIAATGVTVLVVLRQLTTLRDNARLLDTVDASLRQLDHQLTHDALTGIGSRSAYTAELAARLDTGEPFVVALLDLDDFKEVNDRYGHTTGDALLQTISHRLRDRLRPEDTVARLGGDEFTLLLPGMTEADADLLLHELLPVVQAPVLADGLETTPRISVGVTASRPGDTAGELLRRADVAMYAAKTAGGSRWTWFDPIMDQLADDDARLAADLRQAIVRDELFLVYQPIVELPHGRLTGVEALVRWRHPEHGLVSPAVFIPLAERNGQIVEIGRWVLEQAVRQTARWERELGPHAPAKVSVNVSARQLGEPGFPAEVAALLSAAGVSPSRLTVEVTETAVLGTGVALEVLRALSAQGLSIALDDFGTGQSSLSLLVDCPVDWLKVDKSFVDGVTLDSPQAVIVDSLIGITEGLRMQAVAEGVETAEQAERLHRAGYRYAQGYHFARPLPESDIELLITAQKDFSPYLRN, from the coding sequence ATGCACGTCCCCCGCCGTCTCGACCCGCCGCTCGTCGCCGCCCTGACCCTGTTCACCTTCGTCCTGGGCTGGTTCGCGATCGGGCTCCGGCACACCTGGGAGAACCCGGAGGTGGCCTGGCTCGCGCTGCCGGTGCTGTCCCTCCTGGCAACCTACGAGTGCCTCCGGACCGCCCGGGACACCGCCCTCGACACGCCCACCCGCCGGTTCTGGGGTTCACTCGGCGTCGCCTGCGCCATCCTCACCCCGACCGTGCTCAGTGCCATGTACGACTGCCTCGGCGGCCCGGTCCCCCACCAGGTGCTGAGCATCCGTACCCAGGTCGGCTTCGGGATCGCGGTGCTGGTCGTGATGTGGGCGCTGCTGCGGCTGCCGACCTGGCATCGCAGCAGCGGCGACTGGCTCCGGTTCGGCCTGGACACCGGCATCATCGTGCTCACCGTGGGGGTGCTGATCTGGCACTGGACGTTGAGCCGGATCGACTTCTCGTCGTCACCGAACGCCACCCCGCGCTCGATCCTGGCGATCATGGTGGTCTCCACGGTCTCGTTGATCACCTTCGTGAAGGTGGCGTTCGCCGGGGCCGGACGGCTGGACCGGGGTGCCCTGCACATCCTGTCGGCCGGGGTCGGGCTGGCCGCCGCCACCGGGACGATCGCGCCGTTCATCGTCGACCGGCCGTATCTGAGCACCAGCCTGGTCGCGTTTCCGATGTCCCAGCTCACCGCGTTCCTGGCGGCCCGACGGCAGCGGCGGAGCAGTGCCGTTCGGCCGCCGGCCCGGCCCGCGTCGCGACGGTTCAGCCTGGTCCCGTACATCTCGATCGGTCTTCTCTATGCCGCCGTGCTGGAGGTGGAGATCCCGCAGAGCGGCGAAGAGGCGTGGATGGCGATCGCCGCCACCGGGGTCACCGTGCTGGTGGTGCTGCGGCAGCTCACCACGCTGCGCGACAACGCCCGCCTGCTGGACACCGTCGACGCCAGCCTCCGGCAACTCGACCATCAGCTCACGCACGACGCCCTGACCGGGATCGGCAGCCGTTCGGCGTACACCGCCGAGCTGGCCGCGCGCCTGGACACCGGCGAGCCGTTCGTAGTTGCGCTGCTCGATCTGGACGATTTCAAGGAGGTCAACGACCGGTACGGCCACACCACGGGCGACGCGCTGCTGCAGACGATCAGTCACCGGCTGCGTGACCGGCTGCGCCCGGAGGACACCGTGGCCCGGCTCGGCGGTGACGAGTTCACCCTGCTGCTGCCCGGGATGACCGAGGCCGACGCCGACCTGCTGCTGCACGAGCTGCTGCCGGTGGTGCAGGCGCCGGTGCTGGCCGACGGCCTGGAGACGACCCCGCGGATCAGCGTCGGTGTCACCGCGAGCCGGCCCGGCGACACCGCCGGGGAGTTGCTGCGCCGCGCCGACGTGGCGATGTACGCCGCCAAGACGGCCGGTGGCAGCCGGTGGACCTGGTTCGACCCGATCATGGACCAGCTCGCCGACGACGACGCCCGGCTCGCCGCCGACCTGCGGCAGGCGATCGTCCGGGACGAGCTGTTCCTGGTCTACCAGCCGATCGTCGAGCTGCCGCACGGCCGGCTGACCGGGGTGGAGGCACTGGTCCGCTGGCGACACCCGGAACACGGCCTGGTCTCGCCGGCCGTCTTCATCCCGCTGGCCGAACGCAACGGGCAGATCGTCGAGATCGGCCGCTGGGTCCTGGAACAGGCGGTCCGGCAGACCGCGCGGTGGGAACGCGAGCTCGGCCCCCACGCCCCGGCCAAGGTCAGCGTCAACGTGTCGGCCCGCCAGCTGGGCGAGCCCGGTTTTCCGGCCGAGGTGGCGGCGCTGCTGTCGGCGGCCGGGGTCAGCCCGTCACGGCTGACCGTGGAGGTCACCGAGACGGCGGTGCTCGGCACCGGGGTGGCGCTGGAGGTGCTGCGGGCGCTGTCCGCGCAGGGTCTGAGCATCGCCCTGGACGACTTCGGCACCGGCCAGTCGTCGCTGAGTCTGCTGGTGGACTGCCCGGTCGACTGGCTGAAGGTGGACAAGTCGTTCGTCGACGGGGTGACCCTCGACAGCCCGCAGGCGGTGATCGTGGACAGCCTGATCGGCATCACCGAGGGACTGCGGATGCAGGCGGTCGCCGAGGGTGTGGAGACCGCTGAGCAGGCCGAACGGCTGCACCGGGCCGGATACCGGTACGCCCAGGGCTACCACTTCGCGCGGCCGTTGCCCGAGAGTGACATCGAACTCCTGATCACCGCTCAGAAGGATTTTTCACCTTATCTCCGCAACTAA